TATCAAAAATACCCTTCACTGGGAGAAGAAATTGGTAGCACCCATGACCTGTGTCTCCAAATTGCAATAAGAATGTGCGCAATGCGCGATCGCGACACCGCCAAAAATCGCTAAAACCCTTGCGTGGTAAGGGAATCACGGATTGGGACAAGGCACGTCAAGGATTGCCACTATTGACGCTTGAAAAGCGGCAGAGTAGGGCGAAAAGAGGCCGATCGGGACGGTGAGGAGGCAGGTTTTCGCGGCCGAAATACCCGGAATGCACAGGTGAGCGAAACAAAAAGGGCGCTCGTAAGCGCCCTGTAATACTACTTTGACTACAGCCCAAATAACGGGCCTCGACGAACGTTATTTCAGGCTGCCGGACAGGAACTGTTTGAGGCGTTCGCTGCGGGTGTTCCGGAAGACTTCGTCGGGATGGCCTTCTTCTTCCACGCGTCCCTGATGCAGGAACATCACGTGATTCGACACGTTGCGCGCGAAGGCCATCTCGTGCGTGACGACGATCATCGTGCGGCCTTCCTCGGCGAGCGTCTGCATCACCTTCAGCACTTCGCCGACCAGTTCCGGGTCGAGTGCGGAAGTGGGTTCGTCGAACAGCATCACGTCCGGGTGCATGGCGAGCGCGCGCGCGATCGCCACGCGCTGCTGCTGGCCGCCCGAAAGATGCGACGGATACTGTTTTTCGAGGCGCGGCGCGAGGCCCACCTTCTCCAGATATTCGCGGGCGCGTTCTTCCGCTTCCTTGCGCTTCAGGCCGAGCACATTCACCGGCGCCTCGATGATGTTTTCGAGCACGTTCATGTGCGACCACAGATTGAAGTGCTGGAACACCATCGACAGACGCGTGCGCACGCGCTGTAGCTGCTTCGGATCGGACACGCGCAGCGCGCCGTTCTTGCCGGTCTGCGTGCGCACTTCCTCGCCGTCGACGAAGATGCGCCCCGAGTTCGGCTGTTCGAGGAAGTTGATGCAGCGGAGCATCGTGCTCTTGCCCGAACCGGACGAGCCGATCACGCTGATCACGTCGCCGGCATTGGCCTTCAGCGACACGCCCTTGAGGACTTCGTTATCGCCGTACTTTTTGTGAAGCTCGTCGACGAAGAGCTTCTGCTTCTTGGTGTTCATCAGGATCCTTGGGCGTGCTGGACTGGCTTGGGTTGCGAACTGCGCGGCAGGTCATTTGCCTTGCGGCCGCAGATAAGCGAGCCAGCGGCGTTCGGCGCGGCGGAACAGCCACACGAGCGCGAACGAAATGCACAGATAGAGCAGGGCGGCGAGGCCGAATGCGTTGAACGACTGATACGTCGCCGAGTTCACGTCGCGCGCGATCTTGAGGATGTCCGGCACGGTCGCGGTGAACGCGACGGTGGTGGCATGCAGCATCAGGATCACTTCGTTGCTGTAGTACGGCAACGCGCGGCGCAGCGCCGACGGCAGAATCACGCGCCGGTACAGCGTGAACGACGACATGCCGTATGCGCGCGCCGCTTCGATCTCGCCATACGGCGTCGCCTTGATCGCGCCGGCGAAGATTTCGGTGGTGTACGCGCAGGTGTTCAGCGTGAAGGCGAGCAGCGTGCAGTGCATGCCGTCGCGGAAGAATGCGTTGGTGAGTTCGTGATTGCGCACGATCTCGAGGCTGTAGAGGCCGGTGTAGCAGAGCAGCAGTTGCACGTACAGCGGCGTGCCGCGGAACACGTATGTGTACAGCCACACGAGACCGGCGAGCCACTTCTTCTTCGACACGCGCGCGACCGCGAGCGGAATCGACAGGCAGAAGCCGAGGCCGATCGACACCACCAGCAGCCACAGCGTGATCGCCACGCCGGTCAGGCGGTAACCGTCGGTGTACAGATAGTTGCGCCAGTATTCCTGAATGATCTCGATCATAGTTCCGCCTTTCGTACGCCGGTCGAGTAACGCTTTTCGAGGTACATCAGCACGAAGTTGGACACTGTGGTGATGACGAGATAGATCGCCCCCGCGAGCAGGGTGAAGAAGAAGAAGCGCAGCGTGCCCTTGCCGGCATCCTGCGAGGCCTTGACGACGTCCGCGAGACCGATGATCGACACCAGCGCGGTGGCCTTCACCATCACCTGCCAGTTATTGCCGATGCCGGGCAGCGCGAAGCGCATCATCTGCGGGAACATGATGCGCGAGAACACCTGCCAGCTGGTCATGCCGTAGGCGGCGCCCGCTTCGAGCTGGCCGCGCGGCACCGCGAGAAACGCGCCGCGGAAGGTTTCGGTGAAGTACGCGCCGTAGATGAAGCCGAGCACCGCGACGCCGGCCACGAACGGGTCGATGTCGATCTGGTCCCAGCCGAGCATGTCGGTGAGATTGTTCAGCCAGATCTGCAGGCTGTAGAACAGCAGCAGCATCAGCACCAGATCGGGCACGCCGCGCACGAGCGTCGTGTAGACGGTGCCGACGCCTTGGGAGAAACGGTTCCTGGACAGTTTCGCCGCCGCGCCGAGCAGGCCCAGCACAAAAGCGAACGCCAGCGACAATACCGCCAGTTTGACGGTTTGCCAGGTGCCGTTAAGAAGCAGCGGGCCGTAGCCTTGAAGGAACATAGGGGGTCCTTGACGATGTGCTCGTGACACACCGCGAAAGACGCGGCCCACCGCGCGCCGCGACTGGCGGCGCACAGCGTACCGCTGTGCAAATCATGACTGCATGGCCGTTGCCGGACCCGCAGCGCGCTTTTCGACTCTCGTTGTGATAACTGCCAACTTCCTACTGCAAAACTGCGGGTGAATCTGCTGCCTGATGTTGCGTGCTGATGTTGCGTGCTGCTGCTGGCTGATGCTGCTGACGTCGCCACGCACGCGAGCGTGCTTGCGACTGTATTACGAAGGCCGC
The sequence above is a segment of the Paraburkholderia sp. D15 genome. Coding sequences within it:
- a CDS encoding ABC transporter permease, whose product is MIEIIQEYWRNYLYTDGYRLTGVAITLWLLVVSIGLGFCLSIPLAVARVSKKKWLAGLVWLYTYVFRGTPLYVQLLLCYTGLYSLEIVRNHELTNAFFRDGMHCTLLAFTLNTCAYTTEIFAGAIKATPYGEIEAARAYGMSSFTLYRRVILPSALRRALPYYSNEVILMLHATTVAFTATVPDILKIARDVNSATYQSFNAFGLAALLYLCISFALVWLFRRAERRWLAYLRPQGK
- the hisQ gene encoding histidine ABC transporter permease HisQ, with translation MFLQGYGPLLLNGTWQTVKLAVLSLAFAFVLGLLGAAAKLSRNRFSQGVGTVYTTLVRGVPDLVLMLLLFYSLQIWLNNLTDMLGWDQIDIDPFVAGVAVLGFIYGAYFTETFRGAFLAVPRGQLEAGAAYGMTSWQVFSRIMFPQMMRFALPGIGNNWQVMVKATALVSIIGLADVVKASQDAGKGTLRFFFFTLLAGAIYLVITTVSNFVLMYLEKRYSTGVRKAEL
- a CDS encoding ATP-binding cassette domain-containing protein; this translates as MNTKKQKLFVDELHKKYGDNEVLKGVSLKANAGDVISVIGSSGSGKSTMLRCINFLEQPNSGRIFVDGEEVRTQTGKNGALRVSDPKQLQRVRTRLSMVFQHFNLWSHMNVLENIIEAPVNVLGLKRKEAEERAREYLEKVGLAPRLEKQYPSHLSGGQQQRVAIARALAMHPDVMLFDEPTSALDPELVGEVLKVMQTLAEEGRTMIVVTHEMAFARNVSNHVMFLHQGRVEEEGHPDEVFRNTRSERLKQFLSGSLK